The following proteins are encoded in a genomic region of Myxosarcina sp. GI1:
- a CDS encoding sulfotransferase, with the protein MAADKPIFILGAPRSGTTWLGKTFEQHPDIDCWYENNAVWSWGNSRNANDVLTEQNLTPKIKSYIKKRFAKRLEKSGKKYIVDKTPRNCLRIPFLHAVFPDAKVIMLIRDGRSVINSTKKELNKPKGIPWIEIRNRLKNVSFWEWYTLIPRVSSRLKSMLGVELDFWGARPPGWSEWIDKYSTQTLLAKQWAATMTIGIKEGRKLPSDRYIEVRYEDLINNPQEEFTKLINFLDIENPSPIIDFAKTTGDPNRINKWKKSLNQNILDEIKEIMEPTMIELGYSWE; encoded by the coding sequence ATGGCAGCTGATAAACCCATTTTTATTCTTGGCGCACCCAGATCTGGTACGACTTGGTTGGGGAAAACTTTCGAGCAACATCCAGATATTGATTGCTGGTATGAAAACAATGCTGTATGGAGTTGGGGTAATTCTCGTAATGCCAATGATGTTTTGACCGAACAAAATCTTACCCCTAAAATAAAAAGCTACATTAAAAAAAGGTTTGCCAAACGCTTAGAAAAATCTGGCAAAAAATACATCGTTGATAAAACTCCTAGAAACTGTCTGAGAATTCCGTTTCTACATGCAGTTTTTCCAGATGCCAAAGTTATTATGTTAATCAGGGACGGGAGATCGGTTATTAACTCTACTAAAAAGGAATTAAACAAACCCAAAGGCATACCCTGGATAGAAATTAGAAATCGCTTGAAAAACGTATCGTTTTGGGAATGGTATACCTTAATTCCCCGTGTATCTTCTCGGCTTAAGTCAATGCTAGGAGTTGAATTAGATTTTTGGGGTGCCAGACCGCCAGGATGGAGTGAGTGGATTGACAAATATTCTACTCAAACTTTACTCGCCAAGCAGTGGGCAGCAACCATGACAATCGGTATTAAAGAAGGTAGGAAATTACCGAGCGATCGCTATATAGAAGTTAGATATGAAGATTTGATTAATAATCCTCAAGAGGAATTTACCAAACTAATAAATTTTCTAGACATAGAAAATCCCAGTCCAATTATAGATTTTGCTAAAACGACTGGCGATCCCAACAGAATCAACAAGTGGAAAAAATCTTTGAATCAAAATATTCTCGATGAAA
- a CDS encoding ChaN family lipoprotein, with amino-acid sequence MNHKPLTQFCALSLGFILWSGLPTALIAQTNSSTEQTPNNSNIIAELTKADVVYLGENHDSVRDHQAQLEIILELYRQDRDVAIALEMFQRPFQPVLDRYLAGEIDETQLREQTEYDTRWGFDWEYYAPILRFAKAHNLPLLALNTPTEITRKVAQTGLESLSESDFRYIPSITEIDTNNQDYRDAIAQIYQAHAHQGQGNSDGFENFFAAQVLWDETMAQAIAQYYQTNPNTQIVVLVGEGHILYNYGIPDRVARRMNDKSFQQHSVRLGEADDSFLTGEGEPTDFVWSF; translated from the coding sequence ATGAACCATAAGCCTCTAACCCAATTTTGCGCTCTCTCGTTAGGATTTATTTTATGGTCTGGTTTACCTACCGCCCTGATAGCACAGACAAATTCTTCGACAGAACAAACGCCAAATAATTCAAATATTATTGCCGAATTAACTAAAGCTGACGTGGTTTATCTGGGAGAAAATCATGACAGCGTTCGAGATCATCAAGCACAGTTGGAAATTATCTTAGAACTGTATCGCCAAGATCGAGATGTAGCGATCGCGCTGGAAATGTTTCAACGTCCCTTTCAACCTGTCCTAGACCGCTATCTGGCTGGCGAGATCGACGAAACTCAACTGAGAGAGCAAACAGAATACGATACGCGCTGGGGTTTTGACTGGGAATATTATGCTCCAATTCTGCGCTTTGCCAAAGCTCACAATTTACCTTTATTAGCTTTAAATACCCCCACAGAAATAACTCGTAAAGTCGCTCAAACTGGTTTGGAAAGTTTGTCTGAATCAGATTTTCGCTATATTCCATCGATTACCGAAATTGACACCAACAACCAAGACTATCGAGACGCGATCGCCCAAATATATCAGGCTCACGCCCATCAAGGACAGGGCAATAGCGATGGCTTTGAGAACTTTTTCGCCGCTCAAGTGCTATGGGATGAAACTATGGCACAGGCGATCGCTCAATACTATCAGACTAACCCTAATACTCAAATTGTCGTCTTAGTAGGGGAAGGTCACATACTTTACAACTATGGCATTCCAGATCGCGTAGCCAGAAGAATGAATGATAAATCTTTTCAGCAGCATTCGGTAAGGCTAGGTGAAGCGGATGATTCTTTTTTAACTGGCGAAGGTGAACCTACTGATTTTGTTTGGAGTTTTTAG
- the gloB gene encoding hydroxyacylglutathione hydrolase yields MEIKRIPVLSDNYIFVLYNPQEKIAAVVDPAVAEPVLDFLKSLDLELVKIFNTHHHSDHVGGNRKLKQKFPDLCVYGGAEDRGRIPHQEVFLNEGDTVEFLGRIGQVFFVPGHTYAHIAYYFPPTNDGETGELFCGDTIFAGGCGRLFEGTPAQMVNSIGKLRELPDNTRIWCAHEYTLKNLKFALTVDENNSELQTRFEQVKQERSKGIATVPSLLGLEKQTNPFLRWDAPALKTVAKMDEPARVFGRIRGMKDRF; encoded by the coding sequence ATGGAAATTAAACGCATTCCAGTTTTATCTGATAATTATATTTTTGTCTTATACAATCCCCAGGAAAAAATTGCCGCGGTAGTAGATCCTGCTGTAGCCGAACCCGTGTTAGATTTTCTGAAAAGTTTGGATTTGGAACTAGTCAAAATTTTTAATACCCACCACCATTCGGATCACGTGGGAGGAAACAGAAAATTAAAACAAAAATTCCCAGATCTCTGTGTTTATGGTGGCGCTGAAGATCGCGGTAGAATTCCCCATCAAGAAGTATTTTTAAACGAAGGGGATACGGTAGAATTTTTGGGACGCATAGGGCAAGTGTTTTTCGTACCAGGACATACTTACGCCCATATTGCCTATTACTTTCCGCCGACAAATGACGGTGAAACAGGAGAATTATTTTGTGGCGATACAATTTTTGCTGGAGGCTGCGGCAGACTATTTGAAGGAACACCCGCGCAGATGGTTAATTCTATAGGTAAATTGCGAGAGCTTCCCGACAATACTCGCATTTGGTGCGCTCACGAATATACCCTGAAAAATCTCAAATTTGCTCTAACTGTAGACGAAAACAATTCCGAATTGCAAACTAGGTTTGAGCAAGTCAAACAAGAACGAAGTAAAGGTATCGCTACCGTTCCTTCTCTTTTAGGTTTAGAAAAACAAACCAATCCTTTTTTACGCTGGGATGCACCAGCTTTAAAAACAGTCGCCAAAATGGATGAACCAGCTAGAGTATTTGGACGCATTAGAGGCATGAAAGATCGATTTTAA
- the hemW gene encoding radical SAM family heme chaperone HemW produces the protein MKQNTSLVNVSYCLDRYLNKLIDTVPVNAYIHIPFCRRRCYYCDFPVSIVGNRPSSNASTMVVEYLEALTAEIRLFSNNFHKKPLTTVFFGGGTPSILSAKQLATVITCLDKQFGIASDAEISMEIDPGTFNKEQLLGYLQAGINRLSLGVQTFDDKLLQVCGRSHSRTEVFQAIEIIRQVGVNNFSLDLISGLPYQSLSQCQDALDTAVAIGPKHLSCYDLVLEPVTAFGKQYQPGKKPLPDDETAAEMYRLTQQTLTKAEYQHYEISNYALAGYQCRHNRVYWKNLPFYGFGMGAASFINGKRFIRPRTRKEYYTWVKKGAEIDTPVISTDDWLLETLMLGLRLAEGVNISQFERPILDKIAVAMQPYIAKGWIEVKDKYSQKIALNSGNLTALNLNTETRLRLSDPEGFLFSNTILSDLFEALV, from the coding sequence ATGAAGCAAAATACATCTTTGGTAAATGTTAGTTATTGTCTCGATCGCTACTTAAACAAATTAATTGACACAGTTCCTGTAAATGCCTACATTCATATTCCTTTTTGTCGCCGCCGCTGCTATTATTGCGATTTTCCAGTTTCAATAGTAGGAAACCGCCCTTCCAGCAATGCTTCAACTATGGTGGTGGAGTATCTCGAAGCTTTAACCGCAGAAATTCGGCTATTTTCTAATAATTTTCATAAAAAGCCGTTGACCACAGTTTTTTTTGGCGGTGGCACCCCTTCAATTTTATCTGCCAAACAGTTAGCAACAGTTATTACCTGTCTTGACAAGCAGTTTGGAATTGCTTCAGATGCAGAAATTTCTATGGAAATCGATCCAGGCACCTTTAATAAAGAACAGCTTTTAGGATATCTGCAAGCAGGAATCAATCGCCTGAGTTTGGGAGTTCAAACCTTTGATGATAAACTATTACAAGTTTGTGGGCGCTCTCATTCTCGAACAGAAGTTTTTCAGGCGATCGAGATAATTAGGCAGGTAGGAGTAAACAACTTTAGCTTAGATTTAATTTCTGGTTTACCCTATCAAAGTTTGTCACAATGCCAAGATGCTTTGGATACAGCGGTCGCCATTGGTCCCAAGCATTTATCTTGCTACGATTTGGTACTCGAACCCGTTACTGCTTTTGGCAAGCAATATCAGCCAGGGAAAAAACCACTTCCTGACGATGAAACCGCAGCCGAAATGTATCGTCTGACTCAACAGACACTAACCAAGGCAGAATATCAGCATTATGAAATCTCAAACTATGCTCTAGCTGGTTATCAATGTCGCCACAATCGAGTCTACTGGAAAAATCTTCCCTTTTACGGATTTGGTATGGGTGCGGCAAGTTTTATTAACGGCAAAAGATTTATTCGTCCTCGTACTAGAAAAGAGTATTATACCTGGGTAAAGAAAGGTGCAGAGATCGATACTCCAGTTATATCTACTGACGACTGGTTACTAGAAACTCTGATGTTAGGTTTGCGACTAGCAGAAGGAGTAAATATTTCTCAGTTCGAGCGCCCGATTTTAGATAAAATTGCAGTTGCTATGCAGCCTTACATTGCTAAAGGTTGGATAGAGGTGAAGGATAAATACAGTCAAAAAATTGCCCTCAATAGTGGAAATTTAACCGCATTAAATCTCAATACAGAAACCAGACTACGCTTAAGCGATCCTGAAGGCTTTTTATTTTCTAATACTATTTTGAGCGATCTGTTTGAGGCTTTAGTTTAA
- a CDS encoding sugar transferase, which produces MSSSQISSRQRLPIDSRTARTTVMWFLLLSDVVGLLLCFNLAFLLRFQTALDLRSPIIYALMAMYLFGLYLADTYKLQKQVSGLWTSERVLFGILGTVTAITSVIYLTGLWGSYRVVGRGILLISVSFFSIWAIAWRIIAGKWIKVNQEQGRFLIFGNDNKMLAFSEEHQKLSPDSEFVFLSDRPVQTNANSVSNSILLDSIDNFVTWKYQYWSGILIDDRSERLSETMVRELMDMRLRGIYVYSLADFCEQFWQKIPPAYIQDDWFAFTSGFSILHDRVNIKLKQLIDFLAASLLLCLTLPIIVVVAILIKLDSQGPIFYSQVRTGHNGKRFRVHKFRSMYQNAEQRGVQWAAEKDPRITRVGSFLRMTRIDELPQIWNVLKGDMSLIGPRPERPEFDLQLRKEIPYYDVRYLVKPGITGWAQVSYPYGASVEDAYQKVAYDLYYIKNYSLFLDAAIVLKTIQVIVLGKGR; this is translated from the coding sequence ATGTCGTCTAGCCAAATATCTTCTCGCCAGAGATTACCGATTGACAGCCGTACCGCTCGTACCACTGTTATGTGGTTCTTATTACTGAGTGACGTTGTCGGACTACTGCTTTGTTTTAATTTAGCCTTTTTGCTACGTTTCCAAACAGCTTTAGATTTGCGATCGCCTATTATCTATGCCTTAATGGCGATGTATTTGTTTGGGTTATATCTAGCAGATACATACAAGCTACAAAAGCAAGTCTCTGGTCTTTGGACTTCCGAACGAGTACTATTTGGTATTTTAGGTACGGTAACGGCAATTACTTCGGTTATATATTTAACTGGGTTGTGGGGAAGTTATCGAGTTGTCGGTAGGGGAATATTATTAATTAGCGTTAGCTTTTTTTCAATTTGGGCAATAGCTTGGAGAATTATTGCTGGCAAATGGATTAAAGTCAATCAAGAACAAGGTCGTTTTTTGATTTTTGGCAATGATAATAAAATGTTGGCTTTTAGCGAAGAGCATCAAAAGCTGAGCCCAGATAGCGAATTTGTTTTTTTAAGCGATCGACCAGTTCAAACTAATGCTAATAGTGTTAGCAACAGTATCTTGCTAGACAGTATCGATAACTTTGTAACTTGGAAATATCAATATTGGTCTGGCATTTTAATTGACGATCGCAGTGAAAGGCTATCGGAAACTATGGTCAGAGAATTGATGGATATGCGACTGCGAGGCATATACGTTTACAGTTTGGCTGACTTTTGCGAGCAATTTTGGCAAAAAATTCCTCCTGCTTATATTCAAGATGACTGGTTTGCTTTTACTTCTGGGTTCAGTATTTTGCATGACAGGGTCAATATTAAGCTCAAACAGTTAATCGATTTTTTAGCAGCAAGTTTACTATTATGCCTGACTTTACCAATTATTGTTGTGGTAGCAATTCTAATTAAATTAGATAGTCAAGGACCGATTTTTTACAGTCAAGTGAGAACTGGACACAATGGTAAAAGATTTAGAGTCCATAAATTTCGCTCGATGTATCAAAACGCAGAACAAAGGGGAGTCCAGTGGGCAGCAGAAAAAGATCCTCGCATCACCAGAGTTGGTAGTTTTTTGCGGATGACCAGAATTGACGAACTACCGCAAATCTGGAATGTATTAAAAGGAGACATGAGCTTAATTGGACCTCGCCCCGAACGTCCTGAATTTGACCTTCAATTAAGAAAAGAAATTCCTTATTATGATGTTCGCTATTTAGTTAAGCCAGGAATCACTGGTTGGGCGCAAGTATCTTATCCTTATGGTGCTTCGGTAGAAGATGCCTATCAAAAAGTAGCTTACGACCTTTACTATATTAAAAATTACTCGCTGTTTCTAGATGCAGCGATTGTCTTAAAAACTATACAAGTAATTGTTTTGGGAAAAGGAAGGTAG
- a CDS encoding UDP-glucose/GDP-mannose dehydrogenase family protein yields MRVCVIGTGYVGLVTGVCLSHIGHEVICVDNNEEKVKLMQSGQSPIYEPGLSELMKSSAAAGKLVFTSDLAKGVAHGEILFIAVGTPPLPTGESDTRYVEAVARGIGANLNGDYKVIVNKSTVPIGSGDWVRMIALEGVVEREKTPITTVGGSELEKNIEANFDVVSNPEFLREGSAVYDTFNPDRIVLGSNSEKAISMMQELYQPLVTREFAEDKTLPPVPVVVTDLSSAEMIKYAANSFLATKISFINEVANICDRVGADVTQVARGIGLDSRIGSKFLQAGIGWGGSCFPKDVSALIHTADDYGYESELLKAAVRVNQRQRLITLEKLQHELKILKGKTVGLLGLTFKPDTDDMRDAPALDLIEQLNRLGARVKAYDPIVSQSGLSHGLSGVIIETNAEMLADGCDALVLVTDWQEFLKLDYVKMGNLMINPIVIDGRNFLDRDKLIEAGFRYVGVGR; encoded by the coding sequence ATGCGCGTTTGCGTGATTGGTACTGGATATGTAGGTTTGGTTACGGGCGTTTGTCTATCTCATATCGGACACGAAGTAATTTGTGTCGATAACAACGAAGAAAAAGTTAAATTGATGCAGTCGGGACAGTCTCCAATTTACGAACCAGGCTTATCGGAACTAATGAAATCCTCGGCAGCGGCTGGTAAGTTAGTTTTTACTTCAGATTTAGCCAAAGGAGTAGCTCACGGAGAAATTTTGTTTATTGCTGTAGGCACACCACCGCTACCTACTGGAGAAAGCGATACTCGCTATGTTGAAGCAGTAGCAAGAGGTATTGGAGCTAATCTAAATGGCGACTATAAAGTAATTGTCAATAAATCGACCGTACCAATCGGTTCTGGTGACTGGGTACGTATGATTGCTTTGGAAGGAGTAGTCGAAAGAGAAAAAACTCCCATAACTACGGTGGGCGGTAGCGAACTAGAAAAAAATATCGAAGCTAACTTTGATGTTGTCAGTAATCCTGAGTTTTTAAGAGAAGGTTCGGCAGTCTACGATACTTTTAATCCCGATCGCATCGTTTTGGGAAGTAACAGCGAAAAAGCAATTTCCATGATGCAAGAACTCTATCAGCCACTCGTAACCAGGGAATTTGCCGAAGATAAAACTTTACCACCCGTACCAGTTGTAGTTACCGATTTAAGTTCGGCAGAAATGATCAAATATGCTGCCAACTCTTTTCTCGCTACTAAAATTAGTTTTATCAACGAAGTTGCTAATATTTGCGATCGCGTTGGTGCCGATGTGACTCAAGTTGCTAGAGGTATTGGTTTGGATTCTCGCATTGGCAGTAAGTTTTTACAAGCAGGTATTGGTTGGGGAGGCTCTTGTTTTCCCAAAGATGTCTCGGCATTAATTCATACTGCAGATGACTATGGTTATGAATCAGAATTACTTAAGGCTGCGGTTCGAGTCAACCAGCGTCAGCGTTTGATAACTTTAGAAAAGCTACAGCACGAACTAAAAATTCTTAAAGGCAAAACTGTTGGTTTACTGGGATTGACTTTCAAACCAGATACCGACGATATGCGTGATGCTCCTGCTTTAGATTTAATCGAACAGCTAAATAGATTGGGTGCTAGAGTTAAAGCCTACGACCCAATTGTTTCTCAATCTGGCTTGAGTCATGGTCTTTCGGGGGTAATTATCGAAACCAATGCCGAAATGCTAGCTGATGGATGTGATGCCTTAGTTTTAGTAACAGACTGGCAAGAATTTCTAAAACTAGACTATGTCAAAATGGGTAACTTGATGATTAACCCGATAGTTATTGATGGTCGTAATTTCCTAGATCGCGATAAGTTAATAGAAGCTGGTTTCCGTTATGTAGGTGTAGGTCGCTAA
- a CDS encoding PAP/fibrillin family protein, whose translation MNPVKTSRDIAKSALLEKLAVHHGDTKNSEVLTAIEELASLNPTTAPTKAGELLEGNWLLINAPIFPNRLPDERGRYIYTLGRLAFNMFEPVDLKLEIERVLQPVFATGKDNERTHDIVVEFKVIDARFPELRGIVKNLAVCIPRDENTLQVQFVEGELIPRIENKNIEQWLAVFGNSEANSPLSIGERIKTWFIKQIFGIKKTSAINTQTGTRAFKMNKSPKGKLQILYLDEELRITKGNRETVLVCQRQ comes from the coding sequence ATGAATCCAGTCAAGACATCGAGAGATATTGCTAAATCAGCTTTGCTAGAAAAACTTGCCGTTCATCATGGCGATACCAAAAATTCAGAAGTTTTAACAGCTATTGAAGAATTAGCCTCTCTAAACCCTACTACTGCACCTACTAAAGCGGGAGAACTTTTAGAGGGTAATTGGTTGTTGATTAATGCGCCAATTTTTCCCAACCGCCTACCCGACGAACGAGGCAGATATATCTATACACTTGGTAGGCTGGCATTTAATATGTTCGAGCCTGTCGATCTTAAGCTAGAAATAGAGCGCGTCTTACAACCAGTTTTTGCAACAGGAAAAGATAACGAGCGTACCCACGATATTGTAGTTGAGTTTAAAGTTATTGACGCTCGCTTTCCTGAATTAAGAGGAATAGTCAAAAATCTCGCTGTTTGTATTCCGAGAGATGAAAATACATTGCAAGTACAGTTTGTGGAGGGAGAACTTATACCCCGTATAGAAAATAAGAACATAGAGCAGTGGCTGGCAGTATTTGGCAACTCTGAAGCAAACTCTCCGCTTAGTATTGGCGAACGGATAAAAACTTGGTTTATTAAGCAAATATTTGGCATTAAAAAGACATCAGCTATAAATACTCAAACGGGTACGAGAGCTTTTAAAATGAACAAATCGCCAAAAGGCAAGTTGCAAATACTTTATCTAGACGAAGAATTACGAATTACCAAAGGAAATCGGGAAACAGTATTAGTTTGCCAGCGACAGTGA
- a CDS encoding UDP-glucuronic acid decarboxylase family protein: MRILVTGGAGFIGSHLIDRLMNQGHEVLCLDNFFTGHKRNIIKWLDNPYFELIRHDITEPIRLEADQIYHLACPASPVHYQYNPVKTIKTNVMGTLNMLGLAKRVKARFLLASTSEVYGDPDVHPQPEEYRGNVNCIGIRSCYDEGKRVAETLAFDYHRQNQVDIRVMRIFNTYGPRMLENDGRVVSNFIVQALQRIPLTIYGDGSQTRSFCYVSDLVEGMMRLMNNDYIGPINIGNPGEYTILELAKTIQEMVNPDAELTFKPLPQDDPKQRQPDITKAKNLLGWEPTIPLREGLKLTIEDFRSRIENEKPLIHTK, translated from the coding sequence ATGAGAATATTAGTAACTGGTGGTGCTGGTTTTATTGGTTCCCATTTGATCGATCGCTTGATGAACCAAGGACATGAAGTTCTCTGTTTGGATAACTTCTTTACGGGACACAAACGAAATATTATCAAATGGCTTGACAATCCCTACTTTGAACTGATTCGCCACGATATTACCGAGCCAATTCGCTTAGAAGCAGACCAAATTTATCATCTTGCTTGCCCTGCTTCTCCAGTACATTATCAATACAATCCCGTAAAGACAATTAAAACTAACGTCATGGGAACGTTAAACATGTTGGGTTTAGCCAAACGAGTCAAAGCCAGATTTTTGCTGGCATCCACTTCAGAAGTTTATGGCGATCCAGACGTTCATCCCCAACCAGAAGAATATCGCGGAAATGTAAACTGTATTGGCATTCGCAGTTGCTATGACGAGGGTAAGCGAGTTGCCGAAACTCTAGCATTTGACTATCATCGACAAAATCAAGTCGATATTCGGGTAATGAGAATTTTTAATACTTATGGTCCGAGAATGTTGGAAAATGACGGTCGCGTAGTCAGCAATTTCATCGTGCAGGCACTACAGAGAATACCGTTGACCATATACGGTGACGGCTCGCAGACTCGTAGCTTTTGTTATGTATCTGACTTAGTAGAAGGCATGATGCGTCTGATGAATAACGATTATATTGGACCTATCAACATTGGCAATCCTGGAGAATACACGATTTTGGAGCTTGCCAAAACTATTCAAGAAATGGTTAATCCCGATGCCGAATTAACCTTCAAACCACTACCACAAGACGATCCCAAACAAAGACAGCCAGATATTACCAAAGCTAAAAATTTACTGGGTTGGGAACCGACAATTCCCTTGCGAGAAGGTCTAAAACTGACTATAGAAGATTTTCGCTCTCGCATTGAAAATGAAAAACCTTTAATACATACAAAGTAA
- a CDS encoding PD40 domain-containing protein produces the protein MKLVKSIWLKLLYFAVVTSIGGCDRALFVETQVIPGGINSNSIEEHPAYSSNGRYLAFASDRRGHRDIFLYDLQQRNLVSLPNLNRRNSRQDSPSLNADGNYIAYVSTERGKTDIMLYDRAKQRSQLLSVNVRGSVSNPTINGDGSKVAFQTSQLGQWKIAIVDTNVVSDGSEE, from the coding sequence ATGAAGTTAGTTAAATCTATTTGGCTGAAACTCTTATATTTTGCGGTCGTTACTTCGATAGGTGGTTGCGATCGCGCTTTATTTGTTGAAACCCAGGTAATTCCAGGTGGGATTAACAGTAATTCTATTGAAGAACATCCTGCTTATAGTAGTAACGGTCGTTATCTAGCCTTTGCCAGCGATCGCCGAGGACATCGAGATATTTTTCTCTACGATCTGCAACAACGTAATTTGGTATCATTGCCCAATCTCAATCGGCGTAATTCCAGACAGGATTCACCATCTTTAAATGCTGACGGTAACTATATTGCCTATGTTTCGACAGAAAGAGGCAAGACAGATATTATGCTTTACGATCGCGCCAAACAAAGATCTCAGTTATTAAGCGTTAACGTTCGTGGTTCTGTTAGCAATCCTACTATTAATGGTGATGGTAGTAAAGTTGCTTTTCAAACCAGTCAGTTAGGACAGTGGAAGATAGCAATCGTAGATACTAATGTTGTTAGCGACGGTAGTGAAGAATGA
- the cofH gene encoding 7,8-didemethyl-8-hydroxy-5-deazariboflavin synthase subunit CofH, with translation MVYQTKKLNNVEAILNKAETGSDISEAEALCLIEAKTPEDIAAIGKTADRLRQRQIGDVVTYVINRNINFTNICEQHCSFCAFRRDAEDEGAFWLDREQIVAKATEAVELGATEICMQGGLNPQAKLDGTSLNYYLQLITEIKDNFPQLHLHAFSPQEIQFIAREDNISYETVLKALKKVGLGSMPGTAAEILNDVVRQVICPEKINTATWLEIISTAHRLGIPTTSTMLSGHIETPQQQVEHLGKLRSLQQQAVNNNYPAKITEFIILPFVGQEAPKPIRRRVGRDQPILADALHLTAVARIFLGNWIVNHQPSWVKLGLSGAKQALNLGCNDLGGTLMEEHITTMAGAKGGTCMDVPTLQSAIAALNRPHRQRNTIYEYVGSSKPK, from the coding sequence GTGGTATATCAAACAAAAAAACTGAATAATGTTGAGGCTATTTTAAACAAAGCAGAAACAGGCTCAGATATTTCTGAAGCTGAAGCTTTATGTCTAATTGAAGCTAAAACTCCTGAAGACATTGCGGCTATTGGCAAAACTGCAGATCGCTTGCGTCAAAGACAGATAGGAGACGTAGTTACATACGTTATCAATCGCAATATAAACTTTACCAACATTTGCGAACAGCACTGTAGTTTTTGCGCTTTTCGCCGTGATGCTGAAGACGAAGGTGCATTTTGGCTCGATAGAGAACAAATTGTTGCTAAAGCTACCGAAGCAGTGGAGTTGGGAGCGACCGAAATTTGTATGCAAGGTGGCTTAAATCCACAAGCCAAGCTCGACGGCACATCTTTAAACTATTATTTACAGTTAATAACTGAAATTAAAGATAACTTTCCCCAACTACACCTTCATGCCTTTTCACCACAAGAAATTCAGTTTATTGCCAGAGAAGACAATATTAGTTACGAAACAGTTTTAAAAGCTTTAAAGAAAGTAGGACTCGGTTCTATGCCTGGTACGGCTGCTGAAATACTAAATGATGTTGTCAGACAGGTTATTTGTCCTGAAAAAATTAATACCGCTACCTGGTTAGAAATAATTAGTACCGCCCATCGTTTGGGAATACCCACTACTAGCACCATGCTATCGGGTCATATCGAAACTCCACAACAGCAAGTAGAACATTTAGGCAAACTGCGATCGCTCCAACAACAGGCAGTAAACAATAATTATCCTGCCAAAATTACCGAATTTATTATTTTACCCTTTGTCGGACAAGAAGCACCAAAGCCAATCCGCCGTCGAGTAGGCAGAGATCAACCCATCTTAGCCGATGCCCTGCATCTTACTGCAGTGGCGCGTATTTTTCTCGGTAACTGGATCGTCAATCATCAACCTAGTTGGGTCAAACTCGGTTTGTCAGGAGCAAAACAAGCTCTCAACTTGGGCTGTAACGATCTGGGGGGAACTTTAATGGAAGAACATATTACTACTATGGCAGGAGCTAAAGGAGGCACCTGTATGGATGTCCCCACACTGCAAAGCGCGATCGCCGCTCTCAATCGTCCCCATCGTCAAAGAAATACTATTTATGAGTATGTCGGATCGAGTAAACCTAAATAA